One region of Oxalobacteraceae bacterium OTU3CAMAD1 genomic DNA includes:
- a CDS encoding cytochrome c1: MNFAKKLLAALALLPALAFANEGGVALDKAPDRSNNMAALQHGAKLFVNYCLNCHNASSMRYNRLKDLGLSEEQIKSNLLFTGEKVGEMMTTTMHPKDAKVWFGVVPPDLSVISRAKSSGAGTGGDYLYTYLRNFYQDDTRPTGWNNRVLENVAMPHVLWELQGVQKIKMETVPDPHDPAKTIHQFAGFEQVKAGSMNKLEFDTAVADLVGYMEWMAEPAAQTRKKLGVVVVLFMSLFVLLAWRLNASFWKEVK, translated from the coding sequence ATGAATTTTGCAAAGAAACTGCTCGCCGCGCTGGCCCTGCTGCCGGCCCTGGCGTTCGCCAACGAAGGCGGCGTCGCGCTCGACAAGGCCCCGGACCGGTCGAACAACATGGCCGCCTTGCAACACGGCGCCAAGCTGTTCGTCAACTATTGCCTGAACTGCCACAACGCCTCGTCGATGCGCTACAACCGCCTCAAGGACCTGGGCCTGAGCGAGGAGCAGATCAAGTCGAACCTGCTGTTCACCGGCGAGAAGGTCGGCGAAATGATGACCACCACCATGCATCCGAAGGATGCCAAGGTCTGGTTCGGCGTGGTGCCGCCGGATCTGTCGGTCATTTCGCGTGCCAAATCGTCGGGCGCCGGCACCGGCGGCGACTACCTGTATACTTACCTGCGCAATTTCTACCAGGACGACACCCGCCCGACCGGCTGGAACAACCGCGTGCTGGAAAACGTGGCCATGCCGCACGTGCTGTGGGAGTTGCAAGGCGTGCAAAAGATCAAGATGGAAACGGTGCCCGATCCGCACGATCCGGCCAAAACGATCCATCAGTTCGCCGGCTTCGAGCAGGTCAAGGCCGGCAGCATGAACAAGTTGGAATTCGACACTGCGGTGGCCGACCTGGTCGGTTACATGGAGTGGATGGCGGAGCCTGCGGCGCAGACCCGCAAAAAATTGGGCGTGGTGGTGGTATTGTTCATGTCCCTGTTCGTCTTGCTGGCATGGCGCCTGAACGCGTCGTTCTGGAAAGAAGTTAAATAA
- a CDS encoding nicotinate phosphoribosyltransferase, with translation MNAPERTEKNNLIPFNLADFYKTGHPPMYPRETKKLVANFTPRSDKYAPVLPGLFDHKVVWFGLQGFIQEYLIDVFNNEFFNKPRQLAVRKYQRRMDTALGPGVVPVDSLEALHTLGYLPLEIRSLPEGSRVDIKVPPVLFISTNEQFPWIATYFETLFSCENWKPSTVATIAFEFRKLLTYFARMTGAPEDFVAWQGHDFSMRGMSGVHDAMRCGAAHLLSFTGTDTIPAIDYLEDFYGADAEKELVGGSIPASEHSVMALRILLTQQRLAADPANADKDEKAMRRLAELEIMREFVSKDYPSGMVSIVSDTFDFWNVITVISKALKPEILARKQDALGNAKVVFRPDSGDPVLILTGYTDDEITRQDDGSYVVRASGERITDAERKGAVECLWDIFGGTTTSKGFKVLNSHVGLIYGDSITLQRALSILQRLAAKDFASCNVVFGIGSFTYNMLTRDNFGWAMKAIYAQVGDESVEIYKDPATDNGTKKSARGLLRVEREGDKFVLYERQTEEEANGGALVPVFRDGKMLVNQSLAEIRQRLQQSWVCPEAGSIVWKNAIQ, from the coding sequence ATGAACGCCCCGGAACGCACTGAAAAGAACAATCTGATCCCTTTCAACCTAGCGGACTTTTACAAGACGGGCCATCCACCGATGTATCCGCGCGAGACCAAAAAACTGGTGGCCAACTTCACGCCGCGCTCCGACAAATACGCGCCCGTATTGCCAGGCCTGTTCGACCACAAGGTCGTCTGGTTCGGCTTGCAGGGATTTATCCAGGAATACCTGATCGACGTGTTTAACAACGAATTCTTCAACAAGCCCCGGCAGTTGGCCGTGCGAAAATACCAGCGCCGCATGGATACCGCCCTCGGTCCGGGCGTGGTGCCGGTCGACAGCCTCGAAGCGCTGCACACGCTGGGATACCTGCCGCTGGAGATCCGCTCGTTGCCGGAAGGCTCGCGGGTCGATATCAAAGTCCCGCCGGTTTTGTTCATCAGCACGAACGAGCAATTCCCCTGGATCGCCACGTATTTCGAAACACTGTTCAGCTGCGAGAACTGGAAGCCGTCGACGGTTGCCACCATCGCCTTCGAGTTTCGCAAATTGCTGACTTACTTCGCCAGGATGACCGGCGCTCCGGAAGACTTCGTCGCGTGGCAGGGACACGACTTCTCGATGCGCGGCATGAGCGGCGTCCACGATGCGATGCGTTGCGGCGCTGCGCACTTGCTCTCCTTTACCGGCACCGACACCATTCCAGCGATCGACTATCTGGAGGACTTCTACGGTGCCGATGCAGAAAAAGAACTGGTCGGCGGCTCCATTCCAGCCTCCGAGCACAGCGTGATGGCCTTGCGCATTCTGTTGACGCAGCAACGTCTGGCGGCCGATCCCGCCAATGCGGATAAAGACGAGAAAGCGATGCGTCGCCTGGCCGAACTGGAAATCATGCGTGAGTTCGTTAGCAAGGATTACCCGTCGGGCATGGTATCGATCGTCAGCGACACCTTCGATTTCTGGAACGTGATCACGGTCATTTCTAAAGCGCTCAAGCCGGAAATTCTGGCTCGCAAACAAGATGCGTTGGGCAACGCCAAAGTGGTGTTCCGCCCTGACTCCGGCGATCCTGTCTTGATACTGACCGGTTACACCGACGACGAAATAACGCGGCAGGATGACGGCTCTTATGTCGTGCGCGCCAGCGGCGAGCGGATTACCGACGCGGAACGTAAAGGGGCCGTCGAATGTTTGTGGGATATTTTTGGCGGCACCACGACCAGCAAGGGATTCAAGGTGCTCAATTCGCACGTCGGCTTGATCTACGGCGATTCGATCACCCTTCAACGGGCGCTGAGCATCTTGCAGCGTCTGGCGGCCAAGGATTTTGCGTCCTGCAACGTGGTATTCGGTATCGGCTCGTTCACCTACAACATGCTCACCCGCGACAACTTCGGTTGGGCGATGAAGGCCATCTACGCGCAGGTTGGCGACGAGTCCGTGGAGATTTATAAAGATCCGGCGACCGACAACGGCACCAAGAAGTCGGCACGAGGTCTGCTGCGGGTGGAGCGGGAAGGCGACAAGTTCGTGCTCTACGAACGTCAGACGGAAGAAGAGGCCAATGGCGGCGCGCTGGTGCCGGTGTTCCGCGATGGCAAGATGCTGGTCAACCAGAGCCTTGCGGAGATCCGGCAGCGTCTTCAACAGTCGTGGGTTTGTCCTGAGGCGGGCAGCATCGTGTGGAAAAACGCGATCCAGTGA
- a CDS encoding helix-turn-helix domain-containing protein, which translates to MAAITDRLDTQEDVELARAAQRHIAIALDRSSVINIAIVEDGIGTPAHSPMLRLPSTVLHLLADMLDALAEGKSVTIMPKDLDITTQQAALFLNVSRPYLIRLLQDGKIAYHKVGTHRRIRFEDVVQYKEARQKRSREALQQLVDQAQELGLGY; encoded by the coding sequence ATGGCCGCCATCACTGATCGCTTGGATACTCAGGAAGACGTTGAGCTGGCCAGAGCGGCTCAGCGGCACATCGCGATTGCGCTAGATCGTTCCAGCGTCATAAACATCGCCATTGTTGAAGACGGTATCGGTACGCCAGCGCATTCGCCGATGCTTCGGCTGCCGTCCACCGTACTTCACCTTCTGGCGGATATGCTTGACGCCTTGGCGGAGGGGAAATCCGTCACCATCATGCCGAAGGACCTTGACATCACAACTCAGCAAGCGGCGCTCTTTTTGAATGTGTCCAGGCCGTACCTCATACGACTGCTGCAGGATGGCAAGATCGCGTATCACAAGGTGGGCACTCATCGACGGATTCGGTTTGAGGACGTCGTCCAGTACAAAGAAGCGCGGCAAAAAAGATCTAGGGAAGCCCTCCAGCAATTGGTGGATCAAGCGCAGGAGCTTGGGCTGGGCTACTGA
- a CDS encoding NUDIX domain-containing protein: MKFALPLVTVDAVLLTLRQGELQVALQRRDKAPDEGMLALPGGVVHVDEDESTEATVARVLHDKTGFQPRYLEQLQWFSGKHRDARSWSISLAYLALVPVEELEAVSPNAFHFYGVDHLPKLAFDHADIIAAAVSRVRNKSSYSTLPCCLLPEKFTLSQLKSTYEAILMTTLEKSNFRRKIEAWDVVEPTEEFLTGAQRPARLYKLKDFMLFGKSFG; the protein is encoded by the coding sequence ATGAAATTTGCCTTACCTCTTGTCACTGTCGATGCCGTTTTACTGACGCTCCGCCAAGGTGAGCTTCAGGTTGCCTTACAACGCCGTGACAAGGCGCCCGACGAAGGCATGTTGGCGTTGCCTGGCGGCGTCGTGCACGTAGACGAAGATGAATCCACCGAAGCCACCGTTGCGCGCGTTCTCCATGACAAAACGGGCTTTCAGCCGCGTTACCTCGAGCAGTTGCAGTGGTTTTCCGGCAAGCACCGGGATGCGCGCAGTTGGTCCATCTCGCTGGCCTATCTTGCGCTGGTGCCGGTGGAGGAGCTGGAGGCGGTAAGTCCCAATGCGTTTCATTTCTACGGCGTCGATCACCTGCCCAAATTAGCATTCGACCATGCCGATATCATCGCCGCCGCAGTGAGCCGGGTGCGTAACAAATCCAGCTATTCGACTTTGCCATGCTGTTTGCTGCCGGAGAAGTTCACGCTGTCACAGTTGAAATCGACGTACGAAGCCATCTTGATGACGACGTTGGAGAAGTCCAACTTCAGGCGCAAGATCGAAGCGTGGGACGTCGTGGAACCCACAGAAGAATTCTTGACGGGCGCCCAGCGTCCGGCCCGCTTGTACAAGCTCAAGGACTTCATGTTGTTTGGAAAATCTTTCGGATAG
- a CDS encoding type II toxin-antitoxin system HipA family toxin — protein MGRRAHRQTLHLWANGDYVGRWTVKASGESELQYDAAWCKSTRGRPISLALPFNLHNEPLKGHRVSHYFDGLLPDSDTIRKRVAVRFKTGSTDAFDLLAAVGRDCVGALQLLPEGVEPEGLGQVDGIVVDEEAIERHLLDVVNPGHYGAMQDADDDFRISLAGAQEKDAFLWWDGKWLKPRGATPTTHIFKLPIGLVGGRKADFSTSVDNEWLCLRLFKEYGLPTANAEIATFGSQRVLVVERFDRALSRDGKQLFRLVQEDFCQATGTSPLMKYENEGGPGLQQIFTLLQQSQQAVADMRTLMATQLLFWMLRAPDGHAKNFSIQLLAGEQRFKMTPIYDVMSAYPAIGNGPNQWAEQDVKLAMALLGKNKHYLAHNIMRRHFNSTAKKVGYGDNAEPLIQDFIARTPAIVDKVRAELPAGFSEKVADRILDGVLAAAHSLERMPPV, from the coding sequence ATGGGCCGCCGCGCGCATCGTCAAACACTGCACCTCTGGGCAAACGGGGACTACGTCGGACGTTGGACGGTCAAAGCCTCGGGTGAGTCCGAGTTGCAATACGATGCTGCTTGGTGCAAGTCCACACGTGGGCGGCCAATCTCATTGGCGCTGCCGTTCAATCTTCATAACGAGCCGCTGAAGGGGCACCGCGTCTCCCATTACTTCGATGGGCTGCTGCCGGACAGCGATACTATTCGCAAACGTGTCGCAGTCCGGTTCAAGACTGGCTCCACCGACGCATTCGACCTTCTCGCGGCAGTTGGCCGGGACTGCGTTGGGGCTTTGCAGCTCCTGCCCGAGGGCGTCGAACCGGAAGGACTGGGCCAGGTTGACGGCATCGTGGTGGATGAAGAGGCCATCGAGCGGCACCTGCTGGACGTGGTTAATCCAGGCCATTACGGCGCCATGCAGGACGCCGATGACGACTTCAGGATTTCGCTGGCTGGCGCCCAGGAAAAGGACGCGTTCCTGTGGTGGGATGGAAAATGGCTGAAGCCTCGCGGCGCGACACCGACGACCCACATCTTCAAGCTCCCCATCGGGCTAGTTGGCGGGCGAAAGGCCGACTTCTCGACGTCGGTCGACAACGAGTGGCTTTGTCTTCGGCTGTTCAAAGAATACGGGCTGCCAACGGCGAACGCGGAGATTGCGACATTCGGCTCACAACGGGTGCTGGTCGTCGAGCGTTTCGACCGGGCACTGTCGCGCGATGGGAAGCAGCTGTTCCGGCTTGTTCAGGAAGACTTTTGCCAAGCGACGGGCACCTCGCCGTTGATGAAATACGAAAACGAAGGCGGCCCTGGCCTGCAGCAGATATTCACCCTGCTGCAACAGTCGCAACAGGCGGTGGCGGACATGCGCACACTCATGGCCACACAGCTGCTTTTCTGGATGCTGCGGGCACCGGACGGTCACGCCAAGAACTTCAGCATCCAGCTGCTCGCCGGCGAGCAGCGCTTCAAGATGACGCCCATCTATGACGTGATGTCGGCCTACCCTGCCATAGGCAACGGGCCGAACCAGTGGGCGGAGCAGGACGTCAAACTGGCGATGGCGCTACTCGGGAAGAACAAGCACTACCTGGCGCACAACATCATGCGACGCCACTTCAACAGCACGGCGAAGAAGGTCGGGTATGGCGACAACGCCGAGCCTCTCATCCAGGACTTCATTGCCCGAACACCTGCGATTGTAGACAAGGTCCGCGCGGAGTTGCCCGCCGGGTTCTCGGAAAAGGTCGCCGACCGCATTCTCGATGGCGTTCTCGCCGCAGCGCACTCCCTCGAACGGATGCCTCCTGTCTAA
- a CDS encoding glutathione S-transferase N-terminal domain-containing protein — MMVLYSGTTCPFSQRCRLVLFEKGMDFEVRDVDLFNKPEDISTMNPYGQVPILVERELILYESNIINEYIDERFPHPQLMPADPLMRARARLMLFNFEKELFVHVHVLESERAKGNDKSHDKARAEIRDRLTTLAPLFLKNKYMLGDEFSMLDVAVAPLLWRLDHYGIELSKTAAPLMKYAERIFSRPAYIEALTPSEKVMRR; from the coding sequence ATGATGGTTCTCTACTCGGGTACAACCTGCCCATTTTCACAGCGCTGCCGTCTGGTCCTGTTCGAAAAAGGCATGGACTTTGAAGTGCGCGACGTCGACTTGTTCAACAAGCCGGAAGATATCTCGACCATGAATCCGTATGGTCAGGTGCCGATTCTGGTCGAGCGTGAATTGATTCTGTACGAATCGAATATCATCAACGAATACATCGACGAGCGCTTCCCGCATCCGCAACTGATGCCGGCCGACCCGCTGATGCGCGCCCGCGCCCGCCTGATGCTGTTCAATTTCGAAAAGGAACTGTTCGTCCACGTGCACGTGCTCGAAAGCGAACGCGCCAAGGGTAACGACAAGAGCCACGACAAGGCGCGCGCGGAAATCCGCGACCGTCTGACGACCCTGGCGCCGCTGTTCTTGAAGAACAAGTACATGCTCGGCGACGAGTTCTCGATGCTCGACGTGGCCGTCGCGCCGCTGCTGTGGCGCCTGGACCACTACGGCATCGAACTGTCGAAGACCGCCGCCCCGCTGATGAAGTACGCCGAGCGCATCTTCTCGCGTCCGGCCTACATCGAAGCGCTGACGCCGTCGGAAAAGGTCATGCGCCGCTGA
- a CDS encoding helix-turn-helix domain-containing protein — MPIVPAFQPIITTPQLGQLLLSARKRHKLTQTAVAQRLGLSQNRISHLEQHPDEISVKQLLSWCAAIGLELRLGERIDDGPSSSAEW, encoded by the coding sequence ATGCCAATCGTGCCCGCATTCCAGCCCATCATCACCACGCCGCAGCTAGGTCAGCTGCTCTTGTCTGCGCGCAAGCGGCACAAGCTCACGCAGACCGCTGTGGCGCAGCGTCTTGGCTTGAGCCAGAACCGCATTTCCCACCTGGAACAGCATCCGGATGAGATCAGCGTCAAGCAGTTGCTGAGCTGGTGCGCGGCAATCGGACTGGAACTGCGGCTCGGAGAACGAATCGACGACGGGCCGAGCAGCTCCGCTGAGTGGTAA
- a CDS encoding ClpXP protease specificity-enhancing factor, translated as MSEISTKPYMLRAIYEWCTDSGYTPYLAVKVDASTTVPMEYVKKGEIVLNISFGATSGLKMDNDSIRFHARFGGVSREIYVPVNNVMAIYANENGQGMAFEPHTGGADAPPQAEETSVPGPSLAAVPTPAPEGKNEAASAPQDDNDPPKKGGRPTLTRIK; from the coding sequence ATGTCCGAAATCTCTACCAAGCCCTACATGCTGCGCGCCATTTATGAGTGGTGCACCGACAGCGGCTACACGCCCTACCTGGCCGTCAAGGTCGACGCCTCGACCACCGTGCCGATGGAATACGTCAAAAAAGGCGAAATCGTCCTCAACATCAGTTTCGGCGCCACCTCGGGGCTGAAGATGGACAACGACAGCATCCGCTTCCACGCCCGCTTCGGCGGCGTCTCGCGCGAAATCTACGTCCCGGTCAACAACGTCATGGCGATCTACGCCAACGAAAACGGCCAGGGCATGGCGTTCGAGCCCCACACCGGCGGAGCCGACGCGCCGCCGCAGGCCGAGGAAACGAGCGTGCCGGGGCCGTCGCTGGCAGCCGTGCCGACGCCGGCGCCCGAGGGCAAAAACGAGGCCGCAAGCGCCCCGCAGGACGACAACGACCCACCCAAAAAGGGCGGGCGCCCCACCCTGACGCGGATTAAATAG
- a CDS encoding ribose-phosphate pyrophosphokinase-like domain-containing protein yields MLTITSLHNEGTRRAITLEPRIFTFAGGESQVVLPDSFIADAASVAGVRINAWLKTADTVMQLLLLTDAVRRVVPNVPLHLNMPYVPYARQDRVCNPGEALSAKVFCDLINGQAYASVTIADPHSDVVPALLDRVSVVDASVMLAEVLQQSAFARGVTLLAPDAGARKRVQQLAKKLDIDHIAFADKVRDTKTGRISGTSVSSDLPHLPILVVDDICDGGRTFVELGRALAEVSQQPRYLYVTHGIFSKGFEELNLYYQRIFTAYNWNTSTPNDKLTTITQGALV; encoded by the coding sequence ATGCTTACCATTACATCGCTGCACAACGAGGGAACTCGCCGCGCCATCACGCTGGAGCCGCGTATCTTCACATTCGCGGGCGGCGAAAGCCAAGTGGTGTTGCCGGACTCCTTCATTGCCGATGCTGCCTCCGTCGCCGGCGTTCGCATCAACGCGTGGCTGAAGACGGCCGACACAGTCATGCAACTGTTGTTGCTGACGGATGCCGTGCGCCGCGTAGTTCCGAATGTGCCGCTGCACTTGAATATGCCTTACGTACCCTATGCACGCCAGGATCGCGTCTGCAATCCGGGCGAAGCGCTGAGCGCCAAGGTGTTTTGCGATTTGATCAATGGTCAGGCCTATGCCAGCGTAACGATTGCCGATCCACACAGCGATGTGGTGCCGGCCCTGCTGGATCGTGTCAGCGTTGTCGACGCCTCGGTCATGCTCGCGGAAGTATTGCAGCAATCGGCCTTTGCACGCGGCGTCACCCTGCTGGCCCCGGATGCCGGCGCCAGAAAGCGTGTGCAGCAGTTGGCCAAGAAACTCGACATCGACCATATCGCCTTCGCCGATAAAGTGCGCGACACCAAGACCGGACGTATCTCGGGCACATCCGTCTCCAGCGACTTGCCGCATCTGCCCATTCTGGTCGTCGACGATATTTGCGATGGGGGCCGTACCTTTGTCGAGTTGGGCAGGGCACTGGCCGAAGTCTCCCAACAACCACGCTATCTCTACGTGACGCACGGAATTTTCAGTAAAGGTTTTGAAGAGCTCAACCTTTACTACCAACGCATCTTCACCGCCTACAACTGGAACACTTCCACCCCCAACGACAAGTTGACCACCATCACTCAAGGAGCCTTGGTATGA